One Phycisphaerae bacterium RAS2 DNA window includes the following coding sequences:
- the alr1 gene encoding Alanine racemase 1: MRSDLIAQVNPDALRHNYRALRAAAGAAKFCAPLKADAYGHGVRIVAPVLHEAGADMAAVATVPEAVELRATGWTRPILVLGSVLATVDAAERNERLTAIVQHGLTITVADEAAVRVVEERGGAVGNVGSVTRPTGGAAARASNGRIDAHIKFDTGMGRMGVMPDGLLPLIQRVRACSSLRLAGIYSHFAMADFDPSQRDLVQHQQAVFAESLARAGDFLPPGVIRHLANSAATITLPEAHYDMVRPGLALYGYWPALHMRERIDLRPCLRLVSHLTAVKDLPVGHCVGYGRTFVTKRPTKLGIVPMGYFDGFLRALSNRAVVTVCGAAAPVVGRVSMDQMAVDLTDVIGAAGPINSGCDVTIISDDPAAPNSVQAIATRLGTIPYEVTCLLGQRVERASPHHS, encoded by the coding sequence ATGCGAAGCGACCTCATCGCACAAGTCAATCCTGACGCACTGCGGCATAACTACCGCGCGCTGCGCGCTGCGGCCGGCGCGGCAAAGTTCTGCGCGCCGCTGAAGGCCGATGCGTACGGCCACGGCGTGCGGATCGTCGCGCCGGTGTTGCACGAGGCCGGGGCCGACATGGCGGCGGTGGCGACGGTGCCGGAGGCGGTCGAGCTGCGCGCGACGGGGTGGACGCGGCCGATTCTGGTGCTGGGCAGCGTGTTGGCGACGGTGGATGCGGCCGAGCGCAATGAGCGGCTGACGGCGATCGTGCAGCATGGGTTGACGATCACCGTGGCGGACGAGGCCGCGGTGCGCGTCGTGGAGGAGCGGGGCGGCGCAGTGGGGAATGTCGGGTCCGTGACCCGACCTACGGGTGGCGCGGCGGCGCGGGCCTCGAACGGGCGAATCGACGCACATATCAAGTTCGATACCGGCATGGGGCGGATGGGTGTCATGCCGGATGGTCTGCTCCCATTGATCCAGCGCGTGCGGGCCTGTTCGTCGTTGCGGCTGGCGGGCATTTATTCGCATTTCGCCATGGCCGACTTTGACCCGTCGCAGCGCGATCTCGTGCAACACCAGCAGGCGGTCTTCGCCGAGTCGCTGGCTCGCGCGGGCGACTTCCTGCCTCCGGGCGTCATCAGACACCTGGCGAATTCCGCCGCGACGATCACGCTGCCCGAGGCGCATTACGACATGGTGCGGCCGGGCCTGGCGCTCTATGGCTACTGGCCCGCGCTGCACATGCGCGAGCGGATTGACTTGCGCCCGTGCCTGCGGCTCGTGTCGCACCTGACGGCGGTGAAGGACCTCCCGGTCGGTCACTGCGTCGGCTACGGGCGGACGTTTGTGACGAAGCGGCCGACGAAGCTGGGTATCGTGCCGATGGGGTATTTCGACGGGTTCCTGCGGGCGCTGTCGAACCGGGCCGTTGTGACGGTCTGCGGCGCGGCCGCGCCGGTGGTGGGGCGGGTGAGCATGGATCAGATGGCGGTGGATTTGACGGATGTGATTGGCGCGGCCGGACCCATCAATTCGGGCTGTGATGTGACGATCATCAGCGACGACCCCGCCGCGCCGAACTCGGTGCAGGCCATTGCCACGAGACTCGGCACGATTCCCTATGAGGTGACGTGCCTGCTGGGGCAGCGGGTGGAGCGAGCAAGTCCGCATCATTCCTAG
- a CDS encoding heat shock protein HtpX, with translation MVDPAKSKRSPRPGSVQSKPSATDSPEASDLPILSGPVPRVRLPFFYVLAALPVSIIMVLLPLLYLALIGLIAYGTYLHAAHNHTWMYEASGGVSIGRAKLFAYLAPMVVGGLLIVFMIKPIVIRGPREEMPLSLDASQEPKLFAFVGMLCKALGTPSPRRIDISCDLNASASFRRGFLSFFGNDMVLTLGLPLVSGLTRAELAGVIAHEFGHFTQWFALRLTYVISSINHWFARVVYQRDSLDGWLAGESESTEYAAFKLVLMMAQFGVWLGRLILKAFMLIGLLSSAVLLRQMEYHADQYEANLVGSRTYESTARKLELLNAAMASAISDLQHSWKERRLVDNFPLLVALCARRFPADVQAKLDKRLAEQKTGLFDTHPCSRARIARVKKREAEGVLHDDGPATTLFGNYRQIAHAVTLAQYRDEFELEVTADNLVPTEKLFGEHERLAEEFEATRDYYKPGIMSGLPLFLRDEPIIGPADANQSARRLVAARQKLKAAEASIAKWMALRQEGIEKQRAGMTAQIYLRMNLPIDRVQMKLPSVKPLDIESLIKQNMAQVESVQGKLEACLKLQRVRLRSALELLHVPLIRKRLPQADEYIDEAERLMAALRRLEATFPIWNDIWEQWAPMLPFSEAGCTFEEFERSSSKGAGIVSNAGKVLFERLKEFKQAVKEDPYPLPHGGPATLAAYAIPHLPSARNYVAIAQVAPAMHQNIGALYMKIMARLANIALAVEKVLDARLAASSKPNTVAAR, from the coding sequence ATGGTCGATCCAGCCAAGTCCAAAAGGTCCCCACGACCCGGCTCCGTGCAATCAAAGCCATCCGCGACCGATTCGCCAGAGGCGTCAGACCTTCCAATTCTTTCCGGCCCGGTCCCGCGGGTACGGCTACCGTTCTTTTATGTGCTGGCGGCCTTGCCCGTCAGCATCATCATGGTTCTGTTGCCGCTCCTGTATCTGGCCCTCATCGGGTTGATCGCGTACGGCACCTATCTGCACGCAGCGCATAACCACACTTGGATGTACGAGGCTTCCGGAGGAGTCAGTATCGGCCGGGCGAAACTCTTCGCCTATCTCGCGCCGATGGTAGTCGGCGGGCTGCTGATTGTCTTCATGATCAAGCCGATCGTCATCCGCGGGCCGCGCGAGGAGATGCCGCTCTCGCTCGACGCATCCCAGGAGCCGAAGCTGTTCGCGTTTGTTGGCATGCTCTGCAAGGCGCTGGGAACTCCGTCGCCCCGGCGCATCGACATCAGTTGCGACCTGAACGCCTCGGCCTCGTTCCGACGCGGGTTTCTTAGCTTCTTCGGCAACGACATGGTCCTGACGCTCGGCTTGCCGCTCGTTAGCGGACTCACGCGCGCCGAACTGGCCGGTGTGATCGCGCACGAATTCGGCCATTTCACTCAATGGTTTGCGTTGCGGCTCACTTATGTCATCTCATCGATCAATCATTGGTTCGCCAGGGTGGTGTACCAGCGCGACTCCCTGGATGGCTGGTTGGCGGGCGAAAGCGAGTCGACGGAGTACGCAGCCTTCAAGCTGGTCCTGATGATGGCGCAATTCGGCGTCTGGCTCGGCCGACTGATCCTCAAGGCGTTCATGCTCATAGGGCTGCTCTCGAGTGCCGTGTTGTTGCGGCAGATGGAATACCACGCCGACCAGTACGAGGCCAACCTGGTCGGTTCGCGCACGTATGAGTCCACGGCGCGAAAGCTGGAGCTGCTCAACGCTGCGATGGCGTCGGCGATTTCCGATCTGCAACATTCCTGGAAGGAACGGCGACTGGTCGACAATTTCCCGTTGCTCGTTGCCTTGTGCGCGCGCCGGTTTCCGGCCGATGTTCAAGCGAAATTGGATAAGCGGCTGGCCGAGCAAAAGACCGGACTGTTTGACACGCATCCATGCTCGCGAGCTCGGATTGCCCGCGTGAAGAAGCGCGAAGCCGAGGGCGTGCTTCACGATGACGGTCCAGCGACCACGCTATTCGGCAATTACCGGCAGATCGCTCACGCGGTCACGTTGGCGCAGTATCGCGATGAATTTGAACTGGAGGTCACGGCGGACAATCTCGTGCCGACGGAGAAACTGTTCGGCGAGCACGAACGGCTTGCAGAAGAGTTCGAGGCCACGCGCGATTATTACAAGCCGGGCATCATGAGCGGATTGCCGCTCTTTCTTAGGGATGAACCGATCATCGGTCCGGCCGATGCCAATCAATCGGCCCGACGACTGGTCGCCGCGAGGCAGAAGCTGAAGGCCGCCGAAGCCAGTATCGCTAAATGGATGGCCCTGCGGCAGGAAGGGATCGAGAAGCAACGTGCTGGAATGACCGCGCAAATTTACTTGCGCATGAATCTCCCGATCGATCGCGTGCAGATGAAATTGCCATCCGTGAAGCCGCTGGACATCGAATCGCTAATCAAACAAAACATGGCCCAGGTGGAATCCGTTCAAGGAAAGCTGGAAGCCTGCCTGAAACTCCAGCGAGTCCGGCTGCGGAGCGCACTGGAATTGCTCCATGTGCCGCTGATTCGCAAACGCTTGCCGCAGGCTGATGAATACATCGACGAAGCCGAGCGGCTCATGGCTGCCTTGCGCCGATTGGAAGCTACGTTCCCGATCTGGAACGACATCTGGGAACAATGGGCGCCGATGCTCCCGTTTTCGGAAGCGGGGTGTACCTTTGAGGAGTTTGAGCGCAGTTCTTCCAAAGGCGCCGGCATCGTGTCCAATGCCGGCAAAGTTCTTTTCGAGCGGCTAAAAGAGTTCAAGCAGGCCGTTAAGGAGGATCCGTATCCGCTCCCTCACGGTGGCCCTGCGACACTTGCGGCTTATGCGATTCCGCATCTCCCCTCGGCACGGAACTACGTCGCGATCGCGCAGGTCGCCCCAGCCATGCATCAGAACATCGGTGCCCTCTACATGAAGATCATGGCGCGCCTGGCAAACATCGCACTCGCCGTTGAGAAGGTCCTCGATGCACGCTTGGCCGCCAGTTCGAAGCCCAATACGGTTGCGGCGAGATAA
- the proS gene encoding Proline--tRNA ligase: protein MRWSQFLIPTTKEVPKDAVVPSHQLMLRAGLIRQLAAGIYSYLPLGYRTLRKVEAIVRDEMNRAGAIELHMPVLHPKELWQQTGRTAAMGDVLLGLRPVKDGDEGDWRAQTVLGPTHEEPVTEIARAYLNSYKMLPVNLYQIQVKFRGEARPKSGVLRTREFLMKDAYSFHRDKESLDEGYQRMYDAYCRIFARCGLPYVACEAESGPIGGDASHEFMVLTEAGEDMVALTEDGDYAANTERAVCAPLPANEPRVSASAATSMGASGDELLPMQDVHTPNQRTIDEVCEFLKVPASRMIKTLIYIETPKPDNAKTPKQAAPIPTVVLVRGDHEVNENKLNRVAGARLELADDKAITALTGAAVGFAGPHTLGKTGVPYRLIVDQAVSVMRNAATGANKTDYHTINVNPGRDFPLQGENVTVADVRNVVDGDLSPTGSGSPIRLKKAIEIGHVFKLGTKYSDAMKATFLDNDGKPKSLIMGCYGIGLNRIMAAAIEAHHDEAGIIWPASIAPFNVLIVALDPREEDVMNTAQKLHDELEASGIDVLFDDRDERAGFKFKDADLIGIPVRITVGRKSLADGVVELKRRDSADVEKIAPGEAAKRAMALIRSKS, encoded by the coding sequence ATGCGCTGGTCCCAGTTTCTGATTCCCACGACCAAGGAAGTCCCCAAAGATGCCGTCGTGCCGTCGCATCAGTTGATGCTTCGCGCGGGATTGATCCGCCAACTCGCGGCCGGCATTTACAGCTATCTCCCGCTGGGCTATCGCACGCTTCGAAAAGTCGAGGCGATCGTGCGCGATGAGATGAACCGCGCCGGGGCCATCGAATTGCACATGCCGGTGTTGCACCCGAAGGAATTGTGGCAACAGACGGGGCGCACGGCGGCGATGGGCGATGTGCTGCTGGGGCTGCGGCCGGTAAAGGATGGCGACGAAGGCGACTGGCGCGCGCAGACGGTGCTGGGTCCGACGCACGAGGAGCCGGTGACGGAGATCGCGCGGGCGTATTTGAACAGCTACAAAATGCTGCCGGTCAATTTGTATCAGATTCAGGTGAAGTTCCGCGGCGAGGCCCGGCCCAAGAGCGGCGTCCTGCGCACGCGCGAATTTTTGATGAAGGATGCGTATAGCTTCCATCGCGACAAGGAGAGTCTCGATGAGGGCTACCAGCGGATGTACGACGCTTACTGTCGCATCTTCGCGCGGTGCGGCCTACCGTACGTCGCCTGCGAAGCCGAGAGCGGGCCGATTGGCGGCGACGCCTCGCACGAGTTCATGGTGCTGACCGAGGCGGGCGAGGACATGGTCGCGCTCACTGAGGACGGCGACTACGCGGCCAACACCGAGCGGGCCGTCTGCGCGCCGCTGCCAGCCAACGAGCCGCGGGTTTCAGCCAGCGCGGCGACGTCAATGGGAGCGTCGGGCGACGAATTGCTTCCAATGCAGGACGTACACACACCGAACCAGCGAACGATCGACGAAGTCTGCGAGTTTCTGAAAGTCCCGGCGTCGAGGATGATTAAGACGTTGATTTACATTGAAACGCCAAAGCCGGATAACGCCAAAACGCCGAAACAGGCAGCGCCGATTCCGACCGTCGTTCTGGTACGCGGCGATCATGAAGTGAACGAGAACAAGCTAAATCGCGTTGCCGGCGCCCGACTGGAGTTGGCGGATGACAAAGCGATCACCGCGCTCACCGGCGCGGCCGTCGGTTTCGCGGGGCCGCACACGCTGGGCAAGACCGGCGTACCGTACCGATTGATCGTCGATCAAGCGGTGTCGGTGATGCGCAACGCGGCGACCGGCGCGAACAAGACCGACTACCATACCATCAACGTTAATCCCGGCCGCGATTTCCCGTTGCAAGGTGAAAATGTCACCGTCGCCGACGTGCGGAACGTGGTCGATGGCGACTTGTCGCCGACCGGCAGCGGCTCGCCGATTCGCCTCAAGAAAGCCATCGAGATCGGCCACGTCTTCAAGCTCGGCACCAAGTACAGCGACGCGATGAAGGCGACATTCCTCGATAACGACGGCAAGCCCAAGTCGCTCATCATGGGCTGCTACGGCATCGGCCTGAACCGCATCATGGCGGCGGCCATCGAGGCGCATCACGATGAGGCCGGCATCATCTGGCCGGCGTCGATCGCGCCGTTCAATGTGCTGATCGTCGCGCTGGACCCGCGCGAGGAAGACGTAATGAACACGGCCCAGAAGCTGCACGACGAACTGGAGGCATCGGGTATCGACGTGCTGTTCGACGATCGCGACGAACGCGCGGGCTTCAAGTTCAAGGACGCCGATCTGATCGGCATTCCAGTCCGTATCACGGTGGGCCGGAAGAGTCTGGCGGACGGCGTGGTGGAATTGAAGCGGCGCGATTCGGCGGACGTAGAGAAGATCGCACCGGGCGAAGCCGCGAAGCGGGCGATGGCGTTGATTCGATCAAAGAGCTGA
- a CDS encoding PilZ domain protein — MDFSYLERRIDTRRAAYMPIELRLDDSPQALPAHLVDLSQGGAGIMTTAMNAPMLGQRIDMIFQTFSDEPTENPRQRRETGVVVNLRAPQRGVTRCGVRFLHRREDECDLIDPIDPLRDDKKTPPAPRFNRRWETARGFSDLEQLEESSVGAN, encoded by the coding sequence ATGGACTTCTCGTACCTCGAACGACGCATCGACACGCGACGTGCCGCCTACATGCCGATCGAGCTTCGCCTCGACGACTCTCCGCAGGCCTTGCCCGCTCATCTCGTGGACCTCTCGCAGGGAGGCGCGGGCATCATGACGACTGCCATGAATGCTCCGATGCTCGGCCAGCGCATCGACATGATCTTTCAGACGTTCAGCGACGAACCGACCGAAAATCCCCGGCAGCGCCGCGAAACGGGAGTCGTCGTCAACCTGCGCGCCCCGCAGCGCGGTGTCACGCGGTGCGGCGTCCGGTTCCTGCACCGCCGTGAGGATGAATGCGATCTGATTGACCCGATCGATCCTTTGAGGGACGACAAAAAGACGCCTCCCGCTCCTCGGTTCAACCGCCGATGGGAAACGGCTCGCGGCTTCAGCGACCTTGAACAACTCGAAGAATCGTCCGTTGGCGCCAATTGA
- the yhaM gene encoding 3'-5' exoribonuclease YhaM yields MATTKAPEHRFIDQMQPGEQLADQVFLVCKKDLRTTTNGGLYIHLVLGDRTGQLLGRIWNASQQQYEMIPDGGFLCVRGRTESYKGALQFIVDGLRAADKGTFDIGDYIPRTKHDIDKMWNDVLAILRTIKHPLVLALIKEFVKDEGIVEGFKRAPAAVTNHHAYVGGLLEHTLSVLTLATRVFGKNDDSESHYPEVSRDLVLAGVFLHDIGKTAELTYDTNFTYTSAGQLVGHITQAAIWIDRKAADVADAMGQPFPEDLQNVLTHIVLSHHGTYEFGSPRLPACLEAIAVHYLDNLDARLNMALSAIEDARNADSDWTEYARPLETKVFKKNVMGLPKK; encoded by the coding sequence ATGGCCACCACCAAAGCCCCCGAGCATCGGTTCATTGATCAGATGCAACCCGGCGAGCAGCTCGCCGATCAGGTCTTTCTCGTCTGCAAAAAGGACCTCCGCACCACGACCAACGGTGGGCTGTACATCCACCTCGTCCTCGGCGACCGCACCGGGCAATTGCTCGGCCGAATCTGGAACGCGTCACAGCAGCAATACGAGATGATTCCCGACGGCGGGTTCCTGTGCGTGCGCGGGCGGACCGAGAGTTACAAAGGCGCTTTGCAATTCATCGTCGACGGCCTGCGAGCGGCGGATAAAGGCACGTTCGACATCGGCGACTACATCCCGCGGACCAAGCACGACATCGACAAGATGTGGAACGATGTGCTTGCGATCCTTCGTACGATCAAACATCCTCTGGTGCTGGCGCTCATCAAGGAATTCGTGAAGGACGAGGGCATCGTGGAGGGTTTCAAACGCGCCCCCGCAGCCGTGACGAATCACCATGCATACGTCGGCGGTCTATTGGAGCACACGTTGAGCGTGCTGACGCTCGCGACGCGCGTCTTTGGCAAAAACGACGACAGCGAAAGCCACTATCCCGAAGTCAGCCGTGACCTCGTGCTGGCCGGCGTGTTCCTGCATGACATCGGCAAGACAGCCGAACTGACGTACGACACGAATTTCACATACACCAGTGCGGGCCAACTGGTCGGGCACATTACGCAGGCGGCGATCTGGATCGACCGCAAGGCTGCTGATGTTGCCGATGCGATGGGCCAGCCGTTCCCGGAGGACCTGCAAAACGTGCTGACGCACATTGTGTTGTCGCACCACGGGACGTACGAGTTTGGCAGCCCGCGCCTGCCGGCGTGCCTCGAGGCGATCGCGGTGCATTACCTTGACAATCTCGACGCGCGACTGAACATGGCACTCTCGGCCATTGAAGACGCCCGCAACGCGGACAGCGACTGGACCGAGTACGCCCGCCCGCTCGAGACCAAGGTGTTCAAGAAGAACGTGATGGGCCTGCCGAAAAAATGA
- a CDS encoding Glycosyl hydrolase family 57 encodes MPRPIRCIFNWCKYASLLVVLATTTRLHAVEPIHVGFLWHMHQPIYYPYESILQTQAANRFSFNVIDVHNQRFGPYTSWPRDAITIGGALPHLGAQISFSGSLIENLNALRDAGVNGGMWNNWNANYQAGVATLTTLGNPRLDMVAFGYHHPLMPLLDYEDIRMQIRLHKQVFSNTWSTGGYTRGMFPAETAFSRRMIPALIDEGIDWVLVDNIHFDRACKGYPHTNASNLFTPNKADQVNPDPALSGGAWVQLSNLWAPSRVSAPFGYQPHHVQHIDPQTGAVSRVVAVPAARYEGNEDGRGGYGAFLYDVVMDQYLQYNTDPAHPMFVVLHHDGDNFGGGTHGYYHHNFQQMVNWVSGDADYDVSTVQDYLERFPPAANDVIHVEDGSWAGADNGDAEFKKWLGDPNGSGWSPDWNSWAVLTAAKNRVFMAEAIAPVASMQNVLTGGPAASNTEKAWHFLLCAEASDYWYWDGTEIWDSNVTRGCNQAVTFANAVIAGQPDATPPTVFVPQREPYNPGGMEWGTQPQPSDFTVWTFAYDVSGLTAVTLKWRVDGDGENPLASIQNETFNGGPEVGSWNSETMTVAPMPAPPGNILPATYRANRYVATIAGQQNVLIDYYIEAVDGQGNLKRTDIQHVWVGSGSGGGGGNIVTVTPNPAQAGQPVTITYANGAPPLAGASQINLHYGFNTWNPVISPDPAMTWSAANNRWEITVNVPPSATQLDFVFNNGAGTWDNNSGADWHYPVQGGAPTGPAWTMNGVLDVDATIAAQNGSMTLWYGVRNGLLYVAAPDAGEGNDHFIFVADAPGALRAAPWAKAGQVADWDAFLADENNNDYESWFDAAGATLAMTGPNGGVLEGTLDLAGEFGAVPEQVCLAFGAYQTNDGGALVPALQVPASVNGNGNIEGAEYVCVPTRRKGDVNADWRIDLDDVPLFVNVLLGVDTTPARVWAADMTNNGSADGGDIALFLQAVM; translated from the coding sequence ATGCCCCGGCCAATTCGCTGCATTTTCAATTGGTGTAAATACGCGAGTCTCTTGGTCGTACTGGCTACTACGACCCGTTTGCACGCCGTCGAGCCGATTCACGTCGGTTTCCTCTGGCACATGCACCAGCCGATCTATTACCCCTACGAGTCCATCCTTCAAACCCAGGCCGCCAATCGCTTCTCCTTCAACGTCATCGACGTTCACAACCAGCGCTTCGGGCCGTACACCAGTTGGCCGCGCGACGCGATCACGATCGGCGGCGCCCTGCCGCACCTTGGCGCGCAGATCAGCTTCAGCGGCTCGCTCATCGAGAACCTCAATGCCCTGCGCGATGCCGGCGTCAACGGAGGCATGTGGAACAACTGGAACGCGAACTACCAGGCCGGCGTCGCCACGCTCACGACCCTCGGCAACCCGCGGCTGGACATGGTCGCCTTCGGCTACCACCACCCGCTGATGCCCCTGCTGGACTATGAAGACATCCGTATGCAAATCCGCCTGCACAAGCAGGTCTTCAGCAACACCTGGTCCACCGGCGGTTACACGCGCGGCATGTTCCCCGCCGAGACCGCCTTCAGCCGGCGGATGATCCCCGCGCTTATCGATGAGGGAATCGACTGGGTGCTCGTGGACAACATCCACTTCGACCGCGCCTGCAAGGGTTACCCCCACACCAATGCCTCCAACCTCTTCACGCCAAACAAGGCCGACCAGGTCAACCCCGATCCGGCACTGTCCGGCGGTGCGTGGGTGCAATTGAGCAATCTCTGGGCTCCGAGCCGCGTCAGCGCCCCCTTCGGATATCAACCGCACCACGTGCAACACATCGATCCGCAGACCGGCGCGGTCTCGCGCGTCGTCGCCGTACCCGCGGCGCGCTACGAAGGCAACGAGGACGGTCGCGGCGGCTACGGCGCGTTCCTCTACGACGTGGTGATGGATCAATATCTGCAATACAACACTGACCCGGCGCACCCGATGTTTGTCGTGCTTCATCACGACGGCGACAACTTCGGCGGCGGCACGCACGGGTACTACCATCACAACTTTCAACAGATGGTCAACTGGGTCAGCGGCGATGCGGATTACGACGTATCCACCGTGCAGGATTACCTCGAACGGTTCCCGCCTGCCGCCAACGATGTCATCCACGTTGAGGACGGCTCGTGGGCAGGGGCGGACAACGGCGATGCCGAGTTCAAGAAATGGCTCGGCGATCCGAACGGCAGCGGCTGGAGCCCCGACTGGAACAGTTGGGCCGTGCTGACTGCGGCGAAGAACCGCGTCTTCATGGCTGAGGCGATCGCGCCGGTCGCATCCATGCAGAACGTCCTCACGGGCGGACCGGCCGCCAGCAACACCGAGAAGGCCTGGCACTTCCTACTGTGCGCCGAGGCGAGCGATTACTGGTACTGGGACGGCACCGAGATCTGGGACAGCAACGTGACACGCGGCTGCAATCAGGCCGTCACGTTCGCCAATGCCGTCATCGCCGGTCAGCCGGACGCGACGCCGCCGACGGTCTTCGTGCCGCAGCGTGAGCCGTACAACCCCGGCGGCATGGAATGGGGCACGCAGCCGCAGCCGTCGGATTTCACCGTGTGGACCTTCGCCTACGACGTGAGCGGGCTGACGGCAGTGACGCTCAAATGGCGGGTCGATGGCGATGGCGAGAACCCGCTCGCATCCATTCAGAACGAGACATTCAATGGCGGGCCGGAAGTCGGCTCGTGGAACAGCGAGACGATGACCGTCGCGCCGATGCCCGCGCCGCCCGGCAACATCCTGCCTGCTACCTATCGCGCCAATCGCTACGTCGCAACCATCGCGGGTCAGCAGAATGTGCTCATCGACTATTACATTGAGGCGGTGGACGGCCAGGGCAACCTCAAGCGGACCGACATTCAGCATGTTTGGGTCGGTTCCGGAAGCGGAGGCGGCGGCGGGAATATCGTGACGGTGACACCTAATCCCGCGCAGGCCGGTCAGCCAGTCACGATCACCTACGCGAACGGCGCGCCGCCGCTGGCCGGGGCATCGCAGATCAACCTCCACTACGGCTTCAACACCTGGAACCCCGTCATCTCGCCCGATCCGGCCATGACGTGGAGCGCGGCAAACAATCGCTGGGAGATCACCGTCAACGTGCCGCCAAGCGCTACGCAGCTGGACTTCGTCTTCAACAACGGCGCGGGCACGTGGGACAACAACAGTGGAGCCGACTGGCACTACCCGGTTCAGGGCGGCGCACCGACCGGCCCGGCATGGACGATGAACGGCGTGCTCGACGTGGATGCCACGATTGCGGCACAGAACGGAAGCATGACGCTCTGGTACGGCGTGCGCAACGGCCTGCTATATGTCGCCGCGCCCGATGCCGGCGAGGGCAACGATCACTTCATATTCGTCGCCGACGCCCCCGGCGCGCTCCGCGCGGCTCCCTGGGCCAAGGCCGGACAGGTCGCCGATTGGGATGCGTTCCTCGCCGACGAGAACAACAACGATTACGAGAGTTGGTTCGACGCGGCCGGAGCGACGCTGGCCATGACCGGCCCGAACGGCGGTGTGCTGGAGGGCACGCTCGATCTCGCAGGGGAATTTGGCGCTGTCCCCGAACAGGTGTGCCTCGCCTTCGGCGCGTATCAGACGAATGACGGCGGCGCGCTCGTGCCCGCGCTTCAGGTACCCGCGAGCGTCAATGGCAACGGGAACATCGAGGGGGCAGAATACGTTTGCGTGCCGACACGACGCAAGGGCGATGTCAACGCCGACTGGCGCATCGATCTCGACGATGTGCCGCTATTCGTGAATGTCCTGCTCGGCGTCGACACGACGCCGGCCCGCGTCTGGGCGGCCGACATGACCAACAACGGCAGCGCCGACGGCGGTGACATTGCGCTGTTTCTGCAGGCGGTCATGTAG
- a CDS encoding Putative anti-sigma factor antagonist, producing the protein MQIDVQHHGAIPVVRAFGDLTGGNNTLLVDEVVKLLDQGKTRLVLDLSHVAFIGSLGIGDLVRVVTQANSMGGKVILAALSPFVDGVLKTTKLDRFFDVSPSVDEAVGRIGK; encoded by the coding sequence ATGCAGATCGACGTGCAACATCATGGTGCGATTCCCGTCGTTCGGGCGTTCGGCGACCTGACCGGCGGCAACAACACGCTGCTCGTGGACGAAGTCGTGAAGCTGCTCGATCAGGGCAAGACGCGGCTGGTGCTCGATTTGTCGCACGTGGCTTTCATCGGTTCGCTGGGCATCGGCGATCTGGTGCGCGTCGTGACGCAGGCCAATTCAATGGGGGGGAAGGTCATTCTTGCTGCGCTGTCGCCGTTTGTCGACGGCGTGCTGAAGACCACGAAGCTTGATCGTTTCTTCGATGTATCGCCTTCGGTGGATGAGGCGGTGGGGCGGATCGGTAAGTAG